The segment gtattttagaTGTGCTACATCATTTTTGATTGTACAGATTTTTACTTGGAAGTTCAACTCTCTTTTCTCACCCATTCCctcccctcttctttctctcaaatttaaaaaaaaaagaaaaaatctctacattcTCCTTTTAGTgtcaagtcaaaaaataaaaaatgaattttTTTCAGCAAAGTTTGTCTATTACTTCTAGAATGCATAAGCTCAATAATTTTATATTCAGGATTTGAGAGTTCTTATTGTGACTATTTTTTATGGGTTGGCTGGGTAGTCTGAGCATTTGATCTGTTCATGCACATCAAATCTCGCTCAACTGAAATTTTAAGATTTCACACTTGCTAGATATAGGTATCTCCTTGTATCTTCTCTACTTCCAAATAaccaacaaaaagaaaataacagAACTGTTTAAAAGAATTAAATCTTGGAGATTTCAAATGTGGAGTGTTTAAATTCTTGAAGCTATTATGTCCACAACATTTCTTTAGGGTCATATTTTAAATTAATGGCATAGACACACTTATTTGTATTCTTTGCTTTGCATGGTTTTGTGATAATTTCATGCCACTTTTGCTTGTTGCAGGTCAGCTTAAGTGCATTTGCATTCTTGTTTTCAGAATTGGTGCAGTACAATCAAACTCGAGTTGATAATATTGCAGAATTGGAGCGAAGGTGATGCTTTAAAATTGTCACTTAACACTTTCTTATAATCCAATTCTCTATGTATATGCTTTATTGGAGTCACCCACTTTTTCACAAGATATTAACAAAAGATCAATTTATTCCACTCAGGCACTCACAGTGTCATATTACTGTGGTTTATGTAGTCTTCTTACTGCATTTATGTATATTTGTCTGTCTCAATATTCACATATGCACAATATTTTAGTTGCTGATGCTGTTTTCCTGAAACTGTTGCACGACACAAGACATTCTATTGTGGTATGATTGTAAGATTTAAGTTTGTCCCTTTAGACTGTCTGTTGCTTCATATTTTGCTTCTAGTGGACAGGAAAGATCGATCTGGCTTGGATCAGTTGATGAAAATGAGAATTTGTACAAGTTCTTACATGCCAGCCAAGTATTCTTGGTTAATGATATGTTTTGGTGCTGATTTTTCTCAGACATTATTTGTTAATAGGATTGATGGACTAAGCATCATAGAAGAAAATCTATTGATGTCGTTGGTATCAGAGGATGAATCATGCGGAATTAGTCTTCATGTATCTATGCATCATATCAGAATTATGTATCTGCAGGCTGTGATATTTCTAATTGTATTAACTGACTTATGGTCTTTAATTCATTATAATTTTGCTGCATTTCAATTATTGTTCCTTAAGTTATGGTACGAGAAATGGAAATAGTGTTCTTGAGCTCATCTGATAGATGGACACTCACTATGGGAGTAGTCAATCATTGCTTATGTTAATTGATGGATTTGCACCTTGATATCCTCTTCTGCTAAATGAAATGCTGACTATATCGAGGCTATATCTAGGCTATCTTAGTTATTGGTTGCTTATTCATTTAATTCCATgttatattttttgcaataaCCCAACTGAGGCTTGATGGCTGTGTACTATTGTTTACATTAAACTAAGTTTCTGAGAAAAGCATTGACTGTATATCCATTGCAGTTGTGTTAATGTTACTTAAGGCCTACTTTCTTAATACATCTTTATGAAAATGGCGCAGGCTAGAGGATGCAGGCTATGCTGTTGGAGCCAGAGTTCTTGAACTGCTTTGCCATAGAGAGAAGGTGCGGAACTTGTGTTTTTTTATATGTATTCTGCCCATTTGTAGCTCCACAAGTAGAATGCCTCTGTAGAGTAATTAGGATATTCAAAGTCAAAAATCAAAACAGAATGGTCGCAATGAAAGATAGTTGAGAAATTAACTTAGAGAAGTATTTACTCATCACCTGCATCCAAACCTGTATAACTATGGGCAGTATATTTCTTCTGTAGTTGATGATGTGGTCTATCGAGCTCAATTCACCTACTCCTGTATCTCATGACAAAAAAAGGACTATGAGCATCATGATTCTTTGTCATTTGATGAATATAGAGAAATTTATTgtcaattattattttattatcatcttgtttctttccttttttctgtTGTCATTTATTGAGCATGTTGCAGTCTTCTTCATGAAGTGTTGTAATATGCATACCTTTTAAGTTTGCTACCACTGTATTTGTTATGTAAATACATATGTTACCTAAGTAACATAGTGAACCTCTATATATGAGTTTGTGAGTCCTCATGAATTTTTCAAGCCTTTTGAGTTTAGATCTTATGCTCATGCATAGACTAATTATAAAATCCTATTATTTCCATTTGTTCCTTTTTTGGTGTCTATTGAATGTGATTAACTATTCTTTCAATGTTTATATCATGGAACTGCATATTTAAATTATTTCCTAAGATAaattgttaataattttgtggATGGTGACATGTTTGATCATAAAATACAGGGAAACAGGAGGGAGACACGGCTACTGGGGATTTTATCATTTGTGCATAGCACCGTGTGGAAGGTGCTCTTTGGAAAGGTAGCATTATTTAGTTGGTTGATGCTGTGTACTTAAAGAAATCCcccattttttccttttcttttcttttcttttttttcttttaaaatttcaaaGTTCTATATTTCTCTAGTTTTCACGGAACAATTCAAAGTGGGACATCCTGGTGTTGGTACAAGGGAGATCCTGTTCCATGAAAACTGGGACAGCCCTGGTGCACAGTATTTAAAACCTTGAGCTTATTAGCCGCTATAATAAAATTGTAGTTTTTGCTTCCACTTGTAGTATTTACAACAAGGATTTAAACATTTTAAGAACTTAGAAAACTTGATCTACCTgatcatttgaaaaatttttgagtatTAATTATTAAAGTACAACTTAAAAATAAGGAATGTTCAagacttttttttctcttattcaagTATGCCTGTTTACTCATTTTCTCTGAACTAGGGTCCTTGGAGGTTTGCTCTCAAGTCACGTGAGCTAAAGGCATTCCTACCTACCAAGTGCCAAGTAGAGTGTAATGGCAAGCCCTTCTTTTGCTCATAGGCCATGGTTATCTCGACAAAAATTTTGATACTGATATATAGAAGATTGATGCCATTTAAGTGTGAGTCTTAGAGCACTTGATTGATGAAAATTCGATCCATGAAGTCAAATCTTACAGTTATATTGAGTTTAATCTATACATTTATTTCTCAATTTGTATAGACCGAGACTTCCCATCTCAAGGCTTTGTGTGTAGCATGAGCTCACCTAGGTTCACCTTCATCTCTATTTCTCCACATCTGACATCTATTTCTGATTTATTATGACCATAGCAGATTGTCTTCATAGTCACTTCAGGTTGTGACATATGCTCCAAGCTATGGTAGTTCATGAAAATGTCTGTCTTTGCTTAGATCATTCATAAAGAAATTGATTCATGTGTTAGTCGTAAGTGCAAGTTCCATAACCAGTCATTTCTGAGATGCATATTTGTAATTACCATCTAAATGACCTGTCTAGCCttgctcagagagagagagagagagagagctgtcTGGCCAGAAGGGAACCAAAAATGTCAATGTCAAATCTAAAGACTGGAACACCCACATTTATTATGAGTGTTCACATGCAGTCAATATGTAGTTTTCACacaatattgattgattttgtttGGGCTTCCAGAACAATTACTTGCTGCACATGTCTATTTGCATAATCTAACTCATGCTTAATTTATTATCTTATCAGGTAGCTGATTCACTTGAGAAAGGAACTGAACATGAAGAtgagtacatgatcagtgaaaaGGAACTTCTGGTTAACCGGTATTTTTCTGTCCCTTTTGTTATATTAGCATAGATAGCATTCACTACTCAATTGCATTCTGGTGGGAACAAGAAACGAGGTTTTCTAGTGATTTGCAGATTTATATCCATACCGAAAGACATGGGGACATTTAACTGTGGGGCATTTGTTGCTGGAATCGTAAAGGTGAGAATGGGATATAATCTAGCTGTATTTCGTGGCTTTTTGATACAAGTATTAGTAGTAATTTGCAACAACTTAATGAACTTTCGTTTCTTGCGAAGGGTGTCTTAGATGGTGCGGGTTTCCCTGCTGTCGTAACAGCACATTTTGTACCTGTAGAAGGTCAACACCGACCACGGACGACAATTTTAATAAAGTTTGCTGAAGAGGTTAGTTGCATCGGGCTACAGATGTAATTGTTTTGTTGGATTataatagtttaaatttttgataatcatgatcctttgcatgcttgtttgggGATAAGATGAAAGCACCAATCTGGAGGCTTATATTTTATAAATCGTAGAATTTTAAGACTATCAGATTTGTTAAGCTGTATGAAGCAGTATCTATCATACTCAGCTTTTTGTGAATAGTAAAAACCAAAAAAGACAACTAGAACACAACCATTTATCCTTATGCATGTGGGCTTGCTTAGATAAAAGTTTAATTCCACAACTTGCCCTACTTTCATTTCTCTTCCTGAGATTGACTTACTTTTTCTATCTCAGCTTGGAATGGGTATTAGCAATTTTAACTGGCCCAAAGTTAAAATAAAGTATATTACACAGAAAGGAAAGCCAGTCGCTAACACCACTCAATGAATAACCTAAAATTAACCATTTTGACTAAATGCTTCTGAAAATTATCTTGGTTGCCATTTGTAATCATTAAGATTTGTCACTTCATAAAGTTTTGTTGCATCTTTGTTTCGAATGGGATGGAAGAGGAACAAAGGTGTACATAACCTATATGCATACTGTGTTTCCAAAATTCACAGACCTCACATGATCATGACATACCATGAGACCGATAGACAGGTCTTGGAAACTGCTATTGGATATAGCTTCTATTTCAATTAAGGATTTAAGGTTTGTAATCAAATATGACCCTTTTTATCTAGGTTAGGAATAGGATAGAAGTCAGAAGAGCTTCGATATCCGTTGACTTCAAGCGTAGCATGTTAGGTTGACTTTGAGATCCATTGACTTCAAGCATAGCCTGTTAGGTTGACTATCTTGTTTTAATTTCCTGCTGGTACCCTAAATGAGATCAAAGAATGAAATATCGTGTTGTCTCCTAGCACTGGCATTGTATGCATCATGCCATGCTGTGCCCTTCTATTCCAGTGCTTGGTACTTTTTTGACACAAAGGCATGGGAACATGTTTAATACTGGCTTATAGCTAGTATAATACCAGCATCCGTTGCTGATAAGATGTTGGCATGATATGTATGATGCTGTGGTGTTTTGTGCCAAGCAGACCAGCGCTTCCATAGATTGGATGCAACTCTACAAGATCTTGTCATGTGCCATGCGCATGTACCACTATGATCCCTCCCCCCAGGGTTGGGGGGGGAGGAGTTGAAAAGGTGTTTCTTGCGATTTGTGAGATAGATTTTCTTAAATTCTTATTCAATAATGATGTCATTGTATTTGGCATTGCCCATGCTTTTCTTTCAGACCAGAATATTCACCAAACGCTTTCAAGCAAATGTGACAAAGGTCAAGACTCTTTGGTGTCTTCCACAGATTTTGGGTTCCAAAAGAGTGTCATTAATACTTCCCAGAAGATTTATATGTAGATTTTCTCTCTTATTAGCCAGTATATTTCGTGGCAGAGGGTCTGAAAAGAGGGACAAACGTCCTTCTTGTCCACGAAGTCATGTGACTAACTTGGGATGAGGCTTAGGGTTTGGATGCACGTAAGGATACATTTAACTATTGTGCTTTGGTCGCCAGGAAAATCTGGAGACAACACTATCTTTGATGCTGTCACATGTGACTGCAGGTGCTTTTTGATGTCTATTGGGTTTCAGGTTGCTGGGATTTATTTTGTTCTCAGTTTATTAGCCTTTATTTTCagtattaaaatcagattttgctGTTTAGTGAGTTCACTTGATGTCTGGTTGAGATTGGAATATCTAATCTCGTATCCATTGAGACCAGGCTAGTAATGGGGCATAGTCATGCACAAACTGCATCAGAATATCATTACTGGTTTTCCAGACAGTGCCCCAGGGCAACctgatttacttgaaaagaaattGAACTAAAACAACCTCAACAAGCCTGAAAAGTGTGAATCAACGGACTGGGTAATGATAGTATGAAATTATATGGTGTCCAGGGAACAGAAAGCATAATTAAGTTTCTCGTATTTCAGGTACTCCAAAGGGAAGCAAGACTTGGCTGAAGTCTGATAGGTATTTGCAGCTGCTGCACTCAACGGTATTAGGTAGTGACTAGAGCAGATAACATTTCTAgctgataaatttaatttttgatctgatgaccTCTAAATCTCACTCAGATTGCAGATATTTCCCACAAGTCTAACCAGATACCTTTATGCATCAACCGCTCTGGAGTTTCTATATCCAGTCTATGCAATCTAAAGCTAGAAAAGTAGCAGACTTAAATCAGTGTTTCACCTTGCTTTTCAGAGGGCACAGCATCAATTCTTCTTTTGTATCATGCTTAAATGTAGTTTGCCGTTTTAAGATTTTTGCCTGTGGCTGCTTGTTTCTGTTTCCAGCTGAGATTGGATCTGCTTGATGCATTGTTAGATTCCATCACATTCACATTTGTACTACTACTATCTCATTGTGTGCCCATGCACACATTTGCATGCCTGTGTGCTCACTTTGTTGAAACCTTGCAAAACTTGGAAAGGGAATGTAGATGTTGGATTTGTCTCAAACTTTTGGGATTGGGGAACAAGGGTGGAGTAGCTCCAATCCCACTCGGAACATCTTTACCGATCCCAAAACAACCCGCGATTGATTATTCTTGTgacagagtttttttttttttttttttggcccatgAAATTTGGGATTAACTCCTTGTAAGAGGAATGCAGTTGGTTATTCTTGAGAATTATTTTAGTCCCTGCCAAATTTTTCGACCTCGTTTAGATTTATTCCATCTCAAGACCACCAGGGAAATCTGAGAACAAAAAAAATTGCTTGAGAACAGAAGCATCCATCCCAGGTTTACTGTGGCCAAACAAACACGTTCTCATGGAGTCTGAAGGACCGAGTGCCATTGAGACCCACCACTGGTACATCTTAGTGAGCGTTCATCGATGAACATCCTGGTGCTGGATGATTTGAAGCCCTACTTTAAAGTCATACTACTCTGTtactccaaaaaaataaaaaaagtcacCCTACTCTGGCTTCTGTCTGCAGTTGCGAGTTCAAGTATGGGCATTCTGAAGTAGTTGCCATAAATTTTCGCATTTTGGAAGAATGACTCTCTTTTGTGGTGTTGCTCTACGAGCTGTTTGGCCTCTTCTCGACCCAATTCATTCGTTGCCATACCGTCTTGGAGTAGGGTGGAAGACTGGCAGTGGAATGGCAATATGCGACGAATAAAATATAAGGGAAAGAAAAGTTACTTTAagaaacaaaaaaagagagaagttttCATGATCCTCCTCTTTCGTGCCATCCGTCATCTCACACCACGTTTGGTCATCCACGTTGATGATCCGCCATTGTTGTCCGCCATCCTCAAGAATCTCTGCCATCA is part of the Elaeis guineensis isolate ETL-2024a chromosome 15, EG11, whole genome shotgun sequence genome and harbors:
- the LOC105058261 gene encoding uncharacterized protein, which codes for MIGAGKIKQYANVLDKPLSRGRQEVSLSAFAFLFSELVQYNQTRVDNIAELERRLEDAGYAVGARVLELLCHREKGNRRETRLLGILSFVHSTVWKVLFGKVADSLEKGTEHEDEYMISEKELLVNRFISIPKDMGTFNCGAFVAGIVKGVLDGAGFPAVVTAHFVPVEGQHRPRTTILIKFAEEVLQREARLG